A stretch of the Filimonas lacunae genome encodes the following:
- a CDS encoding RagB/SusD family nutrient uptake outer membrane protein, producing MKKISFYITMGLLVAATTGCNRYLDKLPDNRTVIATPEQVTQLLTTAYPRANYITFCEAMTDNAEDKKSPTSDLQNMQPYKYQDVQSTFTDSPEFYFHACYTAIAAANQALEYCNGPDSLSYRAQKGEALVCRAYAHFMLTLLFAKNYDPSTASGDPGVPYVTTVEKNVWVNYSRGTVQKDYDMIERDLVAGIPLLQDKIYGDAPKFHFTQVAANAFAARFYLFKRDYAKVVDYTTAILGPVTITANTVNTTVANMLRNWNGTSTTTIPPGYSASTLGYYGLQALYTQASEPSNLLLQETESNWGTKFPAYRFGLGITVYALFSGTLPTPANTSTSSPLSVGYWMYGSDPQVYNQPKFWDNFIPNGLNSSVGTYYNVIPLLSMEEVLLNRAEALTRLGQLVPALNDLQTWTSKNVISYSATTNRLTAANMANAQCNLVPADGSAAVPVTDSLNLMLNTCLYFKRASYLFEGLRWFDIKRLNIPVTHKTNDGFTTVLVPDDKRRLLQLPQEVQQAGLALNPR from the coding sequence ATGAAAAAAATATCCTTTTATATAACTATGGGTTTACTGGTTGCAGCAACTACGGGATGTAACCGGTATTTAGATAAACTACCGGATAACAGAACCGTGATTGCCACCCCCGAACAGGTAACACAATTACTCACTACCGCTTATCCGCGTGCCAATTATATTACTTTTTGTGAAGCGATGACGGATAATGCAGAAGACAAAAAAAGTCCCACTTCCGACCTGCAGAACATGCAGCCGTATAAGTACCAGGACGTACAGTCTACTTTTACCGATTCGCCGGAGTTTTATTTCCATGCCTGCTACACAGCTATCGCTGCTGCTAACCAGGCACTGGAATATTGTAATGGACCCGATTCGCTCAGCTACCGCGCACAAAAAGGAGAAGCACTGGTATGCAGGGCTTATGCACACTTTATGCTTACGCTACTGTTTGCTAAAAACTACGATCCTTCCACTGCCTCCGGCGATCCTGGTGTACCCTATGTTACTACAGTAGAAAAAAATGTATGGGTCAATTATAGCCGTGGCACTGTCCAGAAAGATTATGATATGATTGAACGGGACCTGGTGGCTGGCATACCATTGCTGCAAGACAAAATATATGGCGATGCTCCTAAGTTTCATTTTACACAGGTAGCGGCCAATGCTTTTGCTGCACGGTTTTATCTGTTTAAACGGGATTACGCAAAGGTGGTGGATTATACTACAGCCATACTGGGTCCTGTTACCATTACAGCCAATACCGTAAACACTACCGTAGCAAACATGCTGCGTAACTGGAACGGCACTTCCACCACTACAATACCTCCCGGCTACAGCGCCAGCACATTAGGCTATTACGGGTTGCAGGCATTGTATACCCAGGCATCCGAACCTTCCAACTTACTGTTGCAGGAAACCGAAAGCAACTGGGGCACCAAATTCCCTGCCTACCGTTTTGGACTGGGCATTACTGTATATGCCTTATTCAGCGGAACACTACCCACGCCAGCCAACACTTCTACCTCTTCGCCTTTAAGCGTAGGTTACTGGATGTATGGTTCTGATCCGCAGGTATATAATCAGCCTAAGTTCTGGGACAACTTTATACCCAATGGACTTAACTCTTCTGTAGGTACTTACTACAATGTAATTCCGCTGTTAAGCATGGAAGAAGTATTGCTTAACAGGGCAGAAGCTTTAACCAGGCTGGGCCAGCTGGTACCGGCATTAAACGATTTACAAACCTGGACCAGTAAAAATGTAATAAGCTACAGCGCCACTACCAACCGGTTAACGGCTGCTAATATGGCTAATGCACAATGCAACTTAGTTCCGGCCGATGGCAGTGCAGCTGTACCTGTTACCGATTCGCTCAATCTTATGTTGAACACCTGCCTGTATTTTAAACGTGCTTCTTACTTGTTTGAAGGCTTACGCTGGTTTGATATTAAACGCCTGAATATTCCTGTTACCCATAAAACCAATGATGGCTTTACTACAGTGCTGGTACCGGATGATAAAAGAAGATTATTGCAGCTACCACAGGAAGTACAGCAAGCAGGCCTGGCTTTAAACCCACGTTAA
- a CDS encoding putative zinc-binding metallopeptidase produces the protein MKALNSIILSVLFATVAMVSCKKEKPLNLTTPPPGLGGDPVDIVNNPIDKWIYDSLTVPYNISVKYKFEPWEVAIDRTLIPPDTSKIIPQLSAINNICWQPYTDQTGSKTFVAKYSPKNFVLVGSWQYDYNGTITLGQAEGGSKISLFGLNFFSRLKKDSAIVKQGVHTIHHEFAHILHQNVMYPADYKSITGGYTATWFNTTDAAARKLGFITAYSMAGPDEDFVEMIAVLLTEGPGGYATMLKDAGAATSVGYLAIKAKEAKVVNYFKTIWGIDFYALQTKTRAAFVGFLQ, from the coding sequence ATGAAAGCATTGAATTCAATCATACTCAGCGTTCTTTTTGCTACTGTAGCCATGGTATCGTGCAAAAAAGAAAAGCCATTGAACTTAACCACTCCCCCTCCGGGCTTGGGTGGCGATCCGGTAGATATTGTAAACAATCCTATTGACAAATGGATTTACGATAGCCTTACCGTGCCTTACAACATATCTGTAAAGTATAAGTTTGAACCCTGGGAAGTAGCCATTGACCGTACACTGATACCGCCAGACACCAGCAAAATTATCCCGCAACTGTCTGCTATCAACAACATCTGCTGGCAACCTTACACCGACCAAACCGGTAGCAAAACCTTTGTAGCAAAGTACTCGCCTAAGAACTTTGTGCTGGTAGGCAGCTGGCAGTACGATTACAACGGAACCATTACATTAGGCCAAGCAGAAGGTGGCAGTAAAATTTCTTTATTCGGTCTAAACTTTTTTAGCAGACTGAAAAAAGATTCTGCCATTGTAAAGCAGGGCGTACATACCATACACCACGAGTTTGCTCACATTCTTCATCAGAATGTAATGTACCCTGCCGATTACAAAAGCATTACCGGCGGTTACACTGCCACCTGGTTTAACACCACTGATGCGGCCGCCCGTAAGCTCGGCTTTATTACCGCTTACTCTATGGCTGGTCCGGATGAAGACTTTGTAGAAATGATAGCAGTACTGTTAACAGAAGGCCCTGGTGGTTATGCCACTATGTTAAAAGATGCAGGTGCTGCAACCAGTGTAGGCTACTTAGCGATAAAAGCCAAAGAAGCTAAAGTGGTTAATTACTTTAAAACTATCTGGGGCATTGATTTCTATGCGCTGCAAACCAAAACCAGGGCAGCATTTGTAGGATTCCTGCAATAG
- a CDS encoding DUF4302 domain-containing protein, translated as MKKLINIYTLFLLTVAIASGCKKSKDDNINGIPTDQRLSAALAKYKAKLLSGTDGWVLQVTPAGLKDQFGLSISPFSYYVLFTDSSACTQLADWDTTSVKTPQQSTYSIRLYQRPTLSFDNYSYVAKASDPGDANGPVYASEGGGYAWGSDFEFAFADNIDADKLGDTINLKGIFNKSPAVLIKATKAQHDSAFAGAWARSKSNFASINKILTYWKRLTVNGITYEVILDEAGRTFTFKWFDDTLHTQAIPYLYNLDGSASLVQAFTNGSTTITGFNNVSYDGTNANVTIGGINQATAITPATSAIKLDSAAPKAWYNQMNINFNGKWASDKAYHATGIDDSCKITAIASYQAYWYAGAGVFGTGSEGTCVLANNALVGTYSFSTTTFPANTGRIRFMRKSISGTNAAIVAGATMLYGGTTNNSSFREWYLVPIDVEKNIYDMVRYPDAKAWIRWHP; from the coding sequence ATGAAGAAACTCATTAACATATATACGCTATTTCTACTGACGGTGGCGATAGCATCCGGTTGTAAAAAATCGAAAGATGACAATATCAACGGTATCCCTACCGATCAGCGGCTGTCTGCTGCACTGGCAAAATACAAGGCTAAATTACTCAGTGGCACAGATGGCTGGGTTTTACAGGTTACGCCTGCCGGCTTAAAAGACCAGTTCGGCCTTTCCATCTCCCCCTTCTCTTATTATGTGCTTTTTACAGATTCCTCTGCCTGCACTCAACTGGCCGACTGGGACACTACCTCTGTAAAAACACCTCAGCAATCTACCTATAGTATTCGTTTATATCAACGTCCCACCCTTTCGTTTGATAACTACAGTTATGTAGCCAAAGCCAGCGATCCAGGCGATGCCAACGGTCCTGTATACGCTTCTGAAGGTGGTGGTTACGCATGGGGGTCGGATTTTGAATTTGCATTTGCCGACAACATAGATGCTGATAAACTGGGAGATACCATAAATCTCAAGGGCATCTTTAACAAAAGTCCGGCAGTGTTAATCAAAGCCACCAAAGCCCAGCACGATTCTGCATTTGCGGGCGCCTGGGCACGTTCTAAAAGTAATTTTGCTTCTATTAACAAAATCCTTACCTATTGGAAAAGGCTAACCGTAAATGGTATCACTTATGAAGTAATACTGGACGAAGCAGGCCGTACTTTTACTTTTAAATGGTTTGACGATACCCTGCATACACAGGCAATACCTTACCTGTATAACCTGGATGGCAGCGCATCTTTAGTGCAGGCATTTACCAATGGCAGCACTACTATCACCGGCTTCAACAATGTAAGCTACGATGGCACCAATGCCAATGTAACAATCGGGGGCATTAACCAGGCCACCGCCATTACTCCTGCCACTTCGGCAATAAAACTGGACAGTGCAGCACCCAAAGCATGGTACAACCAGATGAATATTAATTTCAATGGTAAATGGGCATCCGATAAAGCATATCATGCTACCGGCATTGACGATTCGTGCAAAATCACTGCTATTGCCAGCTACCAGGCCTACTGGTATGCAGGTGCAGGCGTGTTTGGTACCGGCTCAGAAGGCACCTGTGTATTGGCTAATAATGCTCTGGTAGGCACTTATAGTTTTTCTACCACCACTTTCCCGGCCAATACAGGACGTATCCGTTTTATGCGCAAATCTATAAGCGGCACCAATGCAGCTATAGTGGCGGGCGCTACCATGCTTTATGGGGGCACTACCAACAACAGCAGCTTCCGGGAATGGTACCTGGTTCCAATAGATGTAGAAAAAAATATTTATGATATGGTACGCTATCCGGATGCCAAGGCCTGGATACGCTGGCACCCATAG
- the glgB gene encoding 1,4-alpha-glucan branching protein GlgB: protein MTAQQQYEERHFVDSTRTVWNYSLFTDEDIRNFQQGTHYTLYKVFGNKQLTVLNVPGTYFAVWAPNATRVTVMGNFNHWNKEEHPLFVRLDNSGIWEGFIPHITAGESYKYHIHGYEGVQIDKGDPFAHFWEKRPLTASIAWGLDYEWEDNEWMQNRKKNNALDAPWSVYEMHLASWMRPDKHNEESYNSYAQITERLVPYLKEMGFTHVELMPVMEHPFDGSWGYQGTGFYAATSRFGNPQDFMAMVDALHQAGIGVILDWVPSHFPYDSHGLFKFDGTHTYEYADMRKGYHPDWNSYIFNYARGEVKSFLISNARFWCEHFHADGLRVDAVSSMLRLDYSRKEGEWEPNVYGGNGNIEAIHFIKNLNETLYRDFPDVQTIAEEASDWPGISKPTFMDGLGFGMKWMMGWMHDTLNYFKTDPYGRQFKQDQLSFSMMYFFDENFMLPLSHDEVVHGKSPMLYKMPGDDWQKFANLRLLYTYMFTHPGAKLLFMGNEFGATSEWNYKSELQWELLQHPSHSGLKYCIQKLNELYRNTPALYTKQFEEGGFEWVDLNHRAESVVVYKRKGNKADEDVLVLLNMTPVVRQDWQVYVKGKKHQWKEIFNSNEISFWGTGDVYNPQVKSELVDEATDTYRLTVHLPALGGVVLA, encoded by the coding sequence ATGACAGCCCAACAACAATATGAAGAACGTCACTTTGTAGATAGTACGCGTACGGTATGGAACTACTCGTTGTTTACGGATGAAGACATCCGCAATTTTCAGCAGGGTACACACTATACTTTGTATAAAGTGTTTGGCAACAAACAGTTGACTGTACTAAATGTACCCGGAACCTATTTTGCAGTGTGGGCGCCCAATGCCACAAGGGTTACGGTAATGGGCAATTTCAATCATTGGAATAAAGAAGAACATCCGCTGTTTGTGCGGCTGGATAATTCGGGTATATGGGAAGGGTTTATCCCGCATATAACAGCAGGCGAATCCTATAAATATCATATTCACGGTTATGAGGGTGTGCAGATAGATAAAGGTGATCCCTTTGCACATTTCTGGGAAAAGCGTCCGTTAACAGCTTCTATAGCCTGGGGACTGGATTATGAGTGGGAAGATAATGAGTGGATGCAAAACCGTAAAAAGAACAATGCTTTAGATGCGCCCTGGTCGGTATATGAAATGCACCTGGCCAGCTGGATGCGTCCGGATAAACACAATGAAGAAAGCTATAACAGCTACGCACAAATAACCGAACGGTTGGTGCCTTACCTGAAAGAAATGGGCTTTACGCATGTGGAGCTAATGCCGGTAATGGAACATCCTTTCGACGGAAGCTGGGGCTACCAGGGTACCGGGTTTTATGCCGCCACTTCACGCTTTGGCAACCCGCAGGATTTTATGGCCATGGTAGACGCCCTGCATCAGGCAGGCATTGGCGTAATTCTCGATTGGGTGCCTTCGCATTTTCCATATGATAGTCATGGACTGTTTAAGTTTGATGGTACCCATACCTACGAGTATGCCGATATGCGCAAGGGGTATCATCCAGACTGGAACTCTTATATATTCAACTATGCACGGGGTGAAGTAAAAAGCTTTTTAATCAGCAACGCCCGTTTCTGGTGCGAACATTTTCATGCAGATGGCTTGCGGGTAGATGCGGTGTCGTCTATGCTGCGTCTCGATTACAGTCGTAAGGAAGGAGAGTGGGAGCCGAATGTGTATGGTGGCAATGGCAATATAGAAGCCATTCATTTTATTAAAAATCTCAACGAAACATTATACCGCGATTTCCCGGATGTGCAAACCATTGCGGAAGAAGCCAGCGATTGGCCGGGCATTAGCAAGCCTACTTTTATGGATGGCCTGGGCTTTGGCATGAAGTGGATGATGGGCTGGATGCACGATACCCTGAACTACTTTAAAACCGACCCTTACGGCCGGCAGTTTAAACAGGATCAGTTATCGTTTAGCATGATGTATTTCTTTGACGAAAACTTTATGCTGCCCCTGAGCCACGATGAAGTGGTGCATGGTAAAAGTCCTATGCTGTACAAAATGCCGGGAGATGACTGGCAGAAATTCGCCAACCTGCGGTTGTTATATACCTATATGTTTACCCATCCTGGCGCCAAGCTGTTGTTTATGGGCAACGAGTTTGGAGCTACCAGCGAATGGAACTACAAGTCGGAACTGCAATGGGAATTACTACAACACCCAAGCCACTCAGGCCTGAAATATTGCATTCAAAAGCTGAATGAGCTATATCGCAATACACCTGCTTTATATACGAAGCAGTTTGAAGAGGGCGGTTTTGAATGGGTAGATCTTAATCACCGTGCAGAATCGGTTGTTGTATATAAACGCAAAGGCAACAAGGCCGATGAAGATGTGCTGGTGCTGTTGAATATGACGCCTGTAGTGAGACAAGACTGGCAGGTGTATGTGAAAGGTAAGAAGCACCAATGGAAAGAGATATTCAATAGCAACGAAATCTCCTTCTGGGGTACGGGGGATGTATATAACCCGCAAGTAAAGTCTGAACTGGTAGATGAAGCTACGGATACGTACCGCTTAACGGTACATTTGCCTGCGTTAGGCGGGGTAGTGCTTGCATAA